CCAACAGCCGGGCCGAACTCGCCGGGATCGCGGCGCTGGCCGCGCAGTGGGCGCGGCTGGACTCGCTCGTGCTGTCCTTCGAGGACTCGGTGGCGGTCGACGCCCCGCCGGAGCCCGTGTACGCGTTCCTGGAGCAGGCCGGGCGGTGGCCCGACCGGCTGCCCCACGTCTCGCGCCTCGACCTCACCGAGGAGCCGGGCGGCGTCCAGGTCATGTCGATGCAGACGCTCGCCGCCGACGGTTCCTCGCACACCACCGAGTCGGTGCGGGTCTGCTTCCCCGACGCCGCCCGGATCGTCTACAAGCAGACCGTCACCCCGGCTCTCATGTCGGCCCACACCGGCGTCTGGACGGTGGCACCCGGCCCCGCAGGGACCACCGTCGCCACCTCCCGGCACAGCGTCGTCCTCCGGGAGGAGGCGGTGGAACGGGTACTGGGCGCGGGCGCGGACCTCGCGAGGGCGCGGCGGTACGTACGCGAGGCGCTCGGCCGCAACAGCACCGCGACCCTGACCCACGCCAAGCGGTACGCGGAATCTCCAGTGGTC
This genomic interval from Streptomyces sp. NBC_00376 contains the following:
- a CDS encoding aromatase/cyclase gives rise to the protein MTTGRPMMADGRTTHDGRNHRTVHGTEVAAPAGVVYGLIADATQWPLYFPPNVHVDRLEFDGTHERLRMWATANGRVKSWTSHRVLDAAARRIEFRQETPAAPLSVMTGTWIVEPIGAETSRLTLLHDFSVAGDRPEDVEWVERATDTNSRAELAGIAALAAQWARLDSLVLSFEDSVAVDAPPEPVYAFLEQAGRWPDRLPHVSRLDLTEEPGGVQVMSMQTLAADGSSHTTESVRVCFPDAARIVYKQTVTPALMSAHTGVWTVAPGPAGTTVATSRHSVVLREEAVERVLGAGADLARARRYVREALGRNSTATLTHAKRYAESPVVL